The genomic DNA GGTCGTCAGCCCGTCGCTGACGCCGGCGCTCCTCCGGCTGGCGACCGAGGCGCCGCTGCGCTGGCGGCCGCGCGAGTACGCGGCAGGTGACGCGGCGGGCTTCATCCTTGTCATGGTCGCCACCGACGATCGTGCCGTGAACGCGGCGGTGGCCGCCGAGTGCCGGGAGCGCGGCATCTGGGTGAACTGCGCCGACGATCCCGCGCGCTGCGACTTCATCCTGCCCTCGGTGCTCCGCCGCGGGGCGGTGACCGTGGCCGTGTCCACCGGCGGCCAGAGCCCCGCCCTTGCCCGCCTCCTGCGCGAAGACCTGGACGCGCTCCTGCCGAGGGACGTCG from Candidatus Methylomirabilota bacterium includes the following:
- a CDS encoding bifunctional precorrin-2 dehydrogenase/sirohydrochlorin ferrochelatase; its protein translation is MGYYPISLDLVGRPCLVVGGGDVAERKAAGLAEAGARVTVVSPSLTPALLRLATEAPLRWRPREYAAGDAAGFILVMVATDDRAVNAAVAAECRERGIWVNCADDPARCDFILPSVLRRGAVTVAVSTGGQSPALARLLREDLDALLPRDVVLLTEVMADVRRALREGGVSLDAERWRQALDGKLRSLVAAGRTTEARTRLRERLGV